From the genome of Pseudomonas helvetica:
GCAATGGATGATCGACGTCAGCGGTTTGTCGGTCAGCCTGATCTGCAAGCTCTACGGCATGCGCTCGGGGTCCGGGATCGGGCTTGAGGCGGGTGATTCGGGCTTGAGTGCCGAAGGCGCGGGAGAGTTTCAGGTGGACGATGCGCTGAGTGAACGGTCAGCGAGACGTTGAAGGAGTCTGGTTTGACCGATTCAAACACTACCTGCACAGCGATTGGCCAGCGTTCATGAAGGGGCAAAGGGAAACCGATTTTGCCTACCAGGCCGTGTACCGATACCTGACCAGCCTGATTAATGAAATGGCGACTGAAGCACCGATCAAGCTGCCTTCGCTGAGGCAACTGGCGGACCGGTTGAACGTGTCGATTTCAACTATCCAGTACGCCTATTCGCTGCTGGAGAAAGAAGGGCGAGTGTATTCGGTGGCAAAGTCCGGCTACTACGCGTTGCCGGTTTCCTTGAATACGTCGTTCAGCAGCGGCAACGACCTGCTTGAAACGGTCTATGTCAGCGCAAGGCGCCCGGGAATGCTGGTCCTGAGTATCGACGAGCCCGCGCTTTTGCAGTCGCTGGACAGTCCGCTGTTACTGCTGGAGCGGGAATTGGTGCGCCAATATCCGCGCCAGCCGCAGCTTCACTCACAGCCGTGTGGCGAGCTGGAATTACGTACTGCGCTGGCGGCACGCTACACCACTTCACCGGCACGCTGCTGGCATGCCGATGATGTTTACATCGGTGCCGACTGGCGAGGTGTGCTGGAAATACTGATCGCAGTGCTCGAACTCAAGGATGCGACCGTGCTGGTCGAATCGCCCTGCGACTGGGCCATTTTGCGCTTGTTCCAGACCGCTGGCGTGCAGGTGATCGAGTTGCCGATAGACAGCAACGGCTGCCTTGACCTTGAGTTACTCGAGCATTTGCTCCGGACCGAGGCGGTTCGCCTGGTGGTGCTGTCGTCGGGCGTGAGCATGCCGCGCGGCAGCCTGATGCCGTCGGACAACCGGCAATCCACCGCCGAGCTGTTGGAACAACACGGCAGTTGGGTACTGGAAAACGACGTGTACGGCGAACTCGCTCATGAGCCGCATGAACGTCGTTTTCGCGATGTGCTCGATCCTGATCGACTGATCGTGTTTTCCACCTTCGAAAAGCTCATGGGGCCTGAGGCGCCTTACGGTTATCTGCTTTCACGGCATTTGAGCGTGGAGTTGCAGCGGCATTTTTTGCTGCGCGCGTTTCGCCTGTCGCCGATTCGTCAGAAAGCCATCGCACGCTTGTACAGCAG
Proteins encoded in this window:
- a CDS encoding PLP-dependent aminotransferase family protein, with translation MKGQRETDFAYQAVYRYLTSLINEMATEAPIKLPSLRQLADRLNVSISTIQYAYSLLEKEGRVYSVAKSGYYALPVSLNTSFSSGNDLLETVYVSARRPGMLVLSIDEPALLQSLDSPLLLLERELVRQYPRQPQLHSQPCGELELRTALAARYTTSPARCWHADDVYIGADWRGVLEILIAVLELKDATVLVESPCDWAILRLFQTAGVQVIELPIDSNGCLDLELLEHLLRTEAVRLVVLSSGVSMPRGSLMPSDNRQSTAELLEQHGSWVLENDVYGELAHEPHERRFRDVLDPDRLIVFSTFEKLMGPEAPYGYLLSRHLSVELQRHFLLRAFRLSPIRQKAIARLYSSGRIDQHLLVLRRLLKERKSRMTQMLQDRLSDSLEFVEPAGGATIWARSLRPVDVRRVFQRMLKQQVVIAPGELFSLHGLYSQNVRLSHTFSGQHDLEAALTMLADALRLELID